A segment of the Odoribacter splanchnicus DSM 20712 genome:
ACAACGTCGGGCGGTCGATAATGCCCTGCAATATGCCAGAGAGGTAAAACAACGGAACCAGGACGATCTTCATTATTATGTGGCTCAGCAAGAGAATGTAATAAAGAGTCAATTGGAATGGCATCGTAAATTCACCTTATCTTTTGCCTGCTTTATTTTTTTCTTTATCGGTGCTCCCCTGGGGGCTATTATCCGGAAAGGGGGATTAGGAATGCCGGTGGTGGTTTCCGTGCTTTTGTTTATCATCTATTATATTATTTCGATGATGGGAGAAAGGTCGGCCAGGGAGGCTGTTATCTCTCCGGCTGCCGGGATGTGGATTTCTGCCTTTATTCTGTTGCCTTTGGGAATTATACTGACTTATAAATCCGTGACCGATTCCGAGATGATGAATACAGAAGCTTACACAAGAGTCTTTAAGAAATTGATTGCCTTTATAAAAAAGAAGAAAAATGCCAAGTCATAAGTTGCGTATCGTCTATATGGGTACTCCCGATTTTGCTGTCCTGCCCTTGAAAAGAATTATAAAGGCTGGATTTCAGGTTGTCGGAGTCGTTACTAATCCTGATAAACCGGCCGGTAGAGGACAACAGCTTCAGGAATCCGCAGTTAAAAAATACGCCCGGGAAATCGGCCTGAAGATTCTGCAACCCGAGAAATTCAGGGATCCCGATTTTTTACAGGCGCTGGCAGAGCTAAAAGCCGATTTGCAATTAGTTGTGGCATTTAAGATGTTGCCCGAAGTGGTTTGGAATATGCCTCCCTTAGGGACGGTGAATCTGCATGCTTCTCTGCTGCCGGATTACCGGGGAGCGGCACCGATAAACCGGGCCGTAATGAATGGGGAAACCTGCTCCGGGGTGACGACTTTCCTTTTAAAGCAGGAGATAGATACCGGCAATATTATTTTTCAGGAAAAGGTGGAAATCGGCGAGGAGATGACCGCTGGAGAATTGCATGACGAACTGATGGAGAAAGGGGCGGACTTGTTGCTGAAAACCGTGCAGGCGATGGAGGCAGGGGACTATCCGTTGACCGACCAGTGTGGATTGCTGCGGGGGCGCGAAGCGGTACTCGCTCCGAAGATATTCAAAGAAGACATGAAAATCCGTTGGAACGGGAAACTGGAAACCATCTGTAACCATATCCGGGGCTTGTCGCCTTTTCCCGGGGCATGGACGGAATTACAGGCTGTCGGGAAGGATGGCGGAGTGTTGACACTTAAAATATTTAAAGCCGCCAGGATACGGCAGAGCCATAATCTGCCCGCGGGGGAAGTCCGTACCGATGGAAAAACCTTTTTTGATGTATATGTGGAGGGAGGTATCGTTCGTGTGCTGGAGTTGCAGTTGTCAGGAAAAAAAAGAATGCGGACGGAGGACTTTCTGAGGGGATTCCGGTTGGAAGACTATCGGTTAGTGTGGTAAAGCGAACGATAGTGCCGGAAATATGGATGCAAGTCGGATATTGGAAGCGGTAAACGAGAAGAAGGAGGAACTTTGGCAGGAAGTTTTCGGCTGCTATTACGCGGCTTTATGCTCTTATGCCGGGCGTTTGGTGCAGGACCCGGTCATTGCCGAAGATTTGGTGCAGGACATTTTGTTGTATGTTTGGAACGGAGAACGAAAATTTCTTCAGATAGACGAGCTGACCAATTACCTTTACCGGGCTGTTTATAATCGGTCGATGATGTGGTTACGCCGCGAAAAGTGTAAATCCAGGCATCTGAACCGGTTGATGCTGGAAAACGATCCGGAATCCGATGAAATGTTTATGGCGACTGTCCGTGAAGAGTTGCTCCGGCAATTGTATCTTTATATTGATGAATTGCCGTCCGAACAGCGTAAGGTCATCCGGCTGAGCATAGATGGATTGTCCGTCAATGAAATTGCCGAAAAGTTGGGCATATCCGTCAACACGGTAAAAACCCATAAAAAGCGTAGCTTTAAACAATTGCGCGGGAAAATGAGAGGGGACGCCAGCGTGTTCTGGTTGGCGTTTTTCTTGTCTTGAAAACTTAAATAATATCCCTCCTTATAAAATACCTTCTTTTTCAAAAAAAATCAGTTTTCTTGTCACCCTTTTTCATTTGTTATGCACAATAGGTATAAAAATGAAAAAATAATGGATAAAAGTGTT
Coding sequences within it:
- the fmt gene encoding methionyl-tRNA formyltransferase, with protein sequence MPSHKLRIVYMGTPDFAVLPLKRIIKAGFQVVGVVTNPDKPAGRGQQLQESAVKKYAREIGLKILQPEKFRDPDFLQALAELKADLQLVVAFKMLPEVVWNMPPLGTVNLHASLLPDYRGAAPINRAVMNGETCSGVTTFLLKQEIDTGNIIFQEKVEIGEEMTAGELHDELMEKGADLLLKTVQAMEAGDYPLTDQCGLLRGREAVLAPKIFKEDMKIRWNGKLETICNHIRGLSPFPGAWTELQAVGKDGGVLTLKIFKAARIRQSHNLPAGEVRTDGKTFFDVYVEGGIVRVLELQLSGKKRMRTEDFLRGFRLEDYRLVW
- a CDS encoding RNA polymerase sigma factor — translated: MDASRILEAVNEKKEELWQEVFGCYYAALCSYAGRLVQDPVIAEDLVQDILLYVWNGERKFLQIDELTNYLYRAVYNRSMMWLRREKCKSRHLNRLMLENDPESDEMFMATVREELLRQLYLYIDELPSEQRKVIRLSIDGLSVNEIAEKLGISVNTVKTHKKRSFKQLRGKMRGDASVFWLAFFLS